Proteins encoded within one genomic window of Thermoleophilaceae bacterium:
- a CDS encoding bifunctional DedA family/phosphatase PAP2 family protein gives MSAGQITAAVAAVALVAIAVWRRRHTALLLVAAAALGVYAGGLLDLLPDPEKAIEDLATALGQWTYLLVGGLAFLETGAFVGLVAPGETAVIAGGVIAGQGEIELVLLIGIVWGGAVLGDTTSFFVGRRLGRGFVLRHGPRMKITRERLEQVEDYFDRHGGKTILIGRFVGLVRALAPFIAGSSRMRYRRFLPYSVLGTGLWAATFCVLGYLFWRSFSRVTEIAGRATLAFGIVVGVVVGTVWAYRRLRHEEERDRMVAWIERQPLLRPLWQRVVRPAWRAALPRLRFARDRLTPGNLGIEFTTAIAVGVAGLYVFGGYAFLLESGTSLTTGDRLAFDVAGDMRAGWAVDLAKVFTELAASPVAGGLVLVAALLLLWRHKPLESVTLVSAFVLLWISVQAAKAGVDRPRPADGLIGTDGQSYPSGHAAYATTYVALALVAGRVLPNFASRAAFVGAMVGLATLLGLSRVYLRAHYWSDVAGGWGLGAGIFAACGAVALIVTHVRHNGRVPAPTDHG, from the coding sequence GTGAGCGCCGGGCAGATCACCGCAGCCGTCGCCGCCGTGGCGCTCGTCGCGATTGCGGTGTGGCGCCGGCGCCACACCGCCCTCCTGCTGGTGGCGGCCGCGGCGCTCGGTGTGTACGCGGGTGGCCTGCTCGACCTCCTGCCCGACCCGGAGAAGGCCATCGAGGATCTCGCCACGGCGCTCGGGCAGTGGACCTACCTGCTCGTGGGCGGGCTGGCCTTCCTGGAGACCGGCGCGTTCGTGGGTTTGGTGGCGCCGGGGGAGACGGCCGTGATCGCGGGCGGGGTGATCGCCGGACAGGGCGAGATCGAGCTGGTGCTGCTGATCGGGATCGTGTGGGGCGGAGCCGTTCTGGGCGACACCACGAGCTTCTTCGTCGGCCGCAGGCTGGGGCGCGGCTTCGTGCTCCGCCACGGCCCGCGGATGAAGATCACACGCGAGCGGCTCGAGCAGGTGGAGGACTACTTCGACCGCCACGGCGGCAAGACCATCCTCATCGGCCGCTTCGTCGGCCTCGTGCGTGCCCTCGCGCCGTTCATCGCCGGGTCGTCGCGGATGCGGTATCGCCGCTTCCTCCCCTACAGCGTGCTCGGCACCGGGCTGTGGGCGGCCACGTTCTGCGTCCTCGGCTACCTCTTCTGGCGCTCGTTCAGCCGCGTGACGGAGATCGCCGGCCGCGCCACGCTCGCCTTCGGCATCGTCGTCGGTGTCGTCGTCGGAACCGTGTGGGCGTACCGGCGCCTGCGACACGAGGAGGAGCGCGACCGCATGGTGGCGTGGATCGAGCGGCAGCCGCTGCTGCGGCCGCTCTGGCAGCGCGTCGTGCGCCCCGCCTGGCGGGCCGCCCTGCCGCGGTTGCGGTTCGCGCGCGACCGGCTGACCCCCGGCAACCTCGGGATCGAGTTCACCACGGCGATCGCGGTGGGGGTGGCGGGCCTCTACGTCTTCGGCGGGTACGCCTTCCTGCTCGAGAGCGGCACGAGCCTGACCACGGGGGACCGCCTCGCGTTCGACGTGGCGGGCGACATGCGGGCGGGCTGGGCAGTGGACCTCGCGAAGGTGTTCACCGAGCTGGCAGCCTCGCCCGTCGCGGGAGGGCTCGTGCTCGTGGCCGCGCTCCTGCTGCTCTGGCGGCACAAGCCGCTGGAGAGCGTCACGCTCGTATCGGCATTCGTGCTCCTCTGGATCTCCGTTCAGGCGGCCAAGGCGGGAGTGGACCGCCCCCGCCCCGCCGACGGGCTCATCGGGACCGATGGCCAGAGCTACCCGAGCGGCCACGCTGCATATGCCACCACGTACGTGGCGCTCGCGCTGGTGGCCGGCCGAGTGTTGCCCAACTTCGCGAGCCGCGCGGCGTTCGTGGGGGCCATGGTGGGACTTGCCACGCTCCTGGGGCTGTCGCGCGTCTACCTCCGCGCCCACTACTGGTCGGACGTCGCCGGGGGCTGGGGCCTGGGCGCCGGGATCTTCGCGGCCTGCGGCGCCGTCGCGCTCATCGTCACGCACGTGCGTCACAATGGGAGAGTCCCCGCTCCGACCGACCATGGCTGA
- the ispE gene encoding 4-(cytidine 5'-diphospho)-2-C-methyl-D-erythritol kinase, which translates to MIAPAKVNLLLHVAPPRADGLHPLCSLFASIDLADEVAAEPADSDEVRCPGVEGPNLAERALAAYREEAGADAPPPLRIAIEKHIPVAAGLGGGSADAAAVLRVLDALSERPLGPDALRAIGARLGADVPSQVEPRHALVTGAGEEVEPLGLPPMALVLVPQTAGLSTAAVYAEADRLGSTRSVLGVEAVRALADAPLPELAAALENDLQAAALSLRPGLTRPLDALRAAGALAALVTGSGPTTFGVFASAAEAEGAAATVPGALVSTLRS; encoded by the coding sequence GTGATCGCGCCGGCCAAGGTCAACCTGCTGTTGCACGTGGCGCCGCCGCGGGCGGACGGCCTGCACCCGCTCTGCTCGCTGTTCGCCTCGATCGATCTGGCGGACGAGGTCGCGGCCGAGCCCGCGGATTCCGACGAGGTGCGCTGCCCCGGCGTGGAGGGCCCCAACCTCGCGGAGCGAGCGCTTGCCGCCTACCGCGAGGAGGCAGGTGCAGACGCTCCGCCGCCGCTGCGCATCGCGATCGAGAAGCACATACCGGTGGCGGCGGGGCTCGGCGGCGGCAGCGCTGACGCCGCCGCCGTGCTGCGCGTGCTCGACGCGCTCTCCGAGCGGCCGCTCGGCCCGGACGCGCTGCGCGCGATCGGCGCGCGCCTGGGGGCCGACGTGCCGAGCCAGGTGGAGCCCCGCCACGCCCTCGTGACCGGCGCGGGGGAGGAGGTGGAGCCGCTCGGCCTCCCGCCGATGGCGCTCGTGCTCGTCCCCCAGACCGCGGGGCTCTCCACGGCGGCGGTCTATGCGGAGGCCGACCGCCTCGGCTCCACCCGCTCGGTGCTCGGCGTGGAGGCCGTCCGCGCGCTCGCAGACGCGCCGCTGCCCGAGCTCGCCGCCGCGCTCGAGAACGACCTGCAGGCGGCGGCGCTCTCGTTGCGTCCCGGCCTGACTCGGCCCCTGGACGCGTTGCGCGCGGCGGGAGCGCTGGCCGCGTTGGTCACCGGCTCGGGCCCGACGACGTTCGGCGTGTTCGCGAGCGCCGCGGAGGCAGAGGGTGCCGCCGCGACGGTCCCCGGCGCGCTCGTGTCTACGCTCCGGTCGTGA
- the rsmA gene encoding 16S rRNA (adenine(1518)-N(6)/adenine(1519)-N(6))-dimethyltransferase RsmA, with product MSQASLDRMRRFGVRPNRELGQNFLVDDNILGVIGRAAELDPADVVLEVGGGLGVLSEYLAPRVAHLHVVEVDETLEPPLRDALDPFPNATLHLADAVTLDLRSLDPAPGKVVANLPYGVAATVVLKSVEELPDATLWVAMVQREVAERLASPPGSKVYGATSVIAQLSCEVRSLRKVSRSVFHPVPNVESALVLLRRTAPPPDRAVVALVHAAFAHRRKALAGSLALAPDAPGGVRERARAALQELGHPPDARAERLPPADFAALAERLA from the coding sequence GTGAGCCAGGCCAGCCTGGACCGGATGCGTCGCTTCGGCGTCCGGCCCAACCGTGAGCTGGGCCAGAACTTCCTGGTGGACGACAACATCCTCGGCGTGATCGGGAGGGCGGCAGAGCTCGACCCCGCCGACGTCGTGCTCGAGGTCGGCGGCGGGCTGGGCGTGCTGTCGGAGTACCTCGCGCCGCGCGTGGCGCACCTGCACGTGGTGGAGGTGGACGAGACGCTGGAGCCGCCGCTGCGCGACGCGCTGGACCCGTTCCCCAACGCCACGCTGCATCTGGCCGACGCGGTCACGCTCGACCTGCGCTCGCTCGACCCCGCGCCCGGCAAGGTGGTGGCCAACCTGCCCTACGGCGTGGCCGCCACGGTGGTGCTGAAGTCGGTGGAGGAGCTGCCGGACGCCACGCTCTGGGTGGCGATGGTTCAGCGCGAGGTGGCCGAGCGGCTGGCATCGCCACCCGGGTCGAAGGTGTACGGGGCAACGTCGGTGATCGCCCAGCTCTCGTGCGAGGTGCGCTCGCTGCGGAAGGTGTCGCGCAGCGTCTTCCACCCCGTCCCCAACGTGGAGTCGGCGCTGGTGCTGCTGCGGCGCACGGCCCCGCCGCCGGACCGGGCGGTCGTGGCGCTGGTGCACGCGGCCTTCGCGCACCGGCGCAAGGCCCTCGCGGGCTCGCTGGCGCTGGCGCCGGACGCCCCCGGCGGCGTGCGGGAGCGCGCCCGCGCCGCACTCCAGGAGCTGGGCCATCCGCCGGACGCCCGTGCGGAGCGGCTGCCCCCGGCGGACTTCGCGGCGCTCGCGGAGCGGCTCGCGTGA
- a CDS encoding TatD family hydrolase, with amino-acid sequence MIDTHCHLDSCEPDAGELVAAAREAGVGRIATVGMDGPSIERSLAIAGEHEGVVVVAGRHPNLAEGFDDEALAEIELAAADPLVRAIGETGLDYYRDRAPREDQLRAFEAQIDLAAKLELPLVIHTREAEEDTFAMLHERAGGVTVILHCFSAPGRLEECVECGYLCSFAGNVTYPKAQELHAAARDVPAELLLVETDAPYLSPQPRRGRPNEPANVVHTARWVAGLRGVEYAELERVVEANAARVLGS; translated from the coding sequence GTGATCGACACCCACTGCCACCTCGACTCCTGCGAGCCCGACGCGGGCGAGCTCGTGGCGGCGGCGCGCGAGGCCGGCGTGGGGCGTATCGCCACGGTGGGGATGGACGGCCCGTCCATCGAGCGCTCGCTCGCCATCGCGGGCGAGCACGAGGGCGTGGTGGTCGTCGCGGGTCGCCATCCCAACCTGGCCGAGGGCTTCGACGACGAGGCCCTGGCCGAGATCGAGCTGGCCGCGGCGGACCCGCTGGTGCGGGCCATCGGCGAGACCGGCCTGGACTACTACCGCGACCGCGCGCCGCGCGAGGACCAGCTGCGTGCGTTCGAGGCGCAGATCGACCTGGCGGCCAAGCTCGAGCTGCCGCTGGTCATCCACACGCGCGAGGCGGAGGAGGACACGTTCGCGATGCTGCACGAGCGAGCGGGCGGGGTCACCGTGATCCTCCACTGCTTCTCGGCGCCCGGGCGGCTGGAGGAGTGCGTGGAGTGCGGCTACCTGTGCTCTTTCGCCGGCAACGTCACCTATCCCAAGGCGCAGGAGCTGCACGCCGCGGCGCGCGACGTGCCGGCGGAGCTGCTGCTGGTGGAGACCGACGCGCCCTACCTCTCCCCCCAGCCCCGGCGGGGCAGGCCCAACGAGCCCGCCAACGTGGTGCACACGGCGCGCTGGGTGGCCGGGCTGCGCGGCGTGGAGTACGCCGAGCTCGAGCGCGTGGTGGAGGCCAACGCCGCCCGCGTCCTGGGCTCGTGA
- the metG gene encoding methionine--tRNA ligase, producing the protein MPYYVTTPIYYVNAEPHLGHAYTTIAADVLARHMRQRGEDVFFLTGTDEHGEPVAQAAEKLGVGPRELADKNAQRFKDLVARMDATNDFFIRTSDPEHEQRVREVLQRVHDAGHVYAGHYEGFYCPRCADFKTDAELIDGNRCPVHLIELEREKEDNWFFRLSSFQEPLERLYAERPEWVLPRNRHNEALSFIKQGLNDISLSRARLSWGVKVPWDESQVFYVWFDALLNYYTALSYARDEDVTERYWPASLHIIGKDILKFHAVIWPALLMAAELEVPDRLYIHGYLLQGEHKMSKSLGNVIDPFEVIDVYGTDALRHYLFAAVGFGQDGSVSREDFEQRYTSELANEFGNLASRSLAMVNRYRDGVIPEASLDPALGPSDLENHRERVIERLDQANLSGALGDIWQLVRRLNGYVQEREPWQLAKDPERAGELDIVLYTLAEGLRVVAVLTQPFMPEACGKLLEALGADDALDTATIGAVDGGRRIGELAPLFPRIES; encoded by the coding sequence ATGCCCTACTACGTGACCACCCCGATCTACTACGTCAACGCCGAGCCGCACCTCGGTCACGCGTACACCACGATCGCCGCCGACGTGCTGGCCCGGCACATGCGCCAGCGAGGCGAGGACGTCTTCTTCCTCACGGGCACCGACGAGCACGGCGAGCCGGTGGCGCAGGCCGCCGAGAAGCTCGGGGTGGGCCCGCGCGAGCTGGCCGACAAGAACGCCCAGCGCTTCAAGGACCTGGTTGCCCGCATGGACGCCACCAACGACTTCTTCATCCGCACGAGCGACCCGGAGCACGAGCAGCGCGTGCGCGAGGTGCTGCAGCGGGTGCACGACGCCGGCCACGTCTATGCCGGCCACTACGAGGGCTTCTACTGCCCCCGCTGCGCGGACTTCAAGACCGACGCCGAGCTCATCGACGGCAACCGGTGCCCGGTCCACCTGATCGAGCTCGAGCGGGAGAAGGAGGACAACTGGTTCTTCCGCCTCTCGTCGTTTCAGGAGCCGCTCGAGCGCCTCTACGCCGAACGGCCCGAGTGGGTGCTGCCGCGCAACCGCCACAACGAGGCGCTGTCGTTCATCAAGCAGGGGCTCAACGACATCTCCCTCTCGCGCGCGCGCCTGTCCTGGGGGGTGAAGGTGCCGTGGGACGAGTCGCAGGTCTTCTACGTCTGGTTCGACGCGCTCCTCAACTACTACACGGCGCTCTCCTACGCGCGCGACGAGGACGTCACCGAGCGCTACTGGCCGGCCAGCCTGCACATCATCGGCAAGGACATCCTCAAGTTCCACGCCGTCATCTGGCCGGCGCTGCTCATGGCCGCCGAGCTGGAGGTGCCCGACCGCCTCTACATCCACGGCTACCTGCTCCAGGGCGAGCACAAGATGTCCAAGTCGCTGGGCAACGTGATCGACCCGTTCGAGGTGATCGACGTCTATGGGACCGACGCCCTGCGCCACTACCTGTTCGCCGCGGTGGGCTTCGGGCAGGACGGCAGCGTCTCGCGGGAGGACTTCGAGCAGCGCTACACGTCCGAGCTGGCCAACGAGTTCGGCAACCTCGCCAGCCGCTCGCTCGCGATGGTCAACCGCTACCGCGACGGCGTGATCCCCGAGGCCTCGCTCGACCCGGCGCTGGGGCCGTCCGATCTGGAGAACCACCGGGAGCGCGTGATCGAACGCCTCGACCAGGCCAACCTCAGCGGCGCGCTCGGCGACATCTGGCAGCTCGTTCGGCGGCTCAACGGCTACGTCCAGGAGCGCGAGCCCTGGCAGCTCGCCAAGGACCCGGAGAGGGCGGGGGAGCTCGACATCGTCCTCTACACCCTGGCCGAGGGGCTGCGTGTGGTGGCGGTGCTCACCCAGCCCTTCATGCCGGAGGCCTGCGGCAAGCTGCTCGAGGCCCTGGGCGCCGACGACGCGCTCGACACCGCCACGATCGGAGCGGTCGACGGCGGGCGGCGCATCGGCGAGCTCGCCCCGCTGTTCCCGCGGATCGAGTCGTGA
- the rsmI gene encoding 16S rRNA (cytidine(1402)-2'-O)-methyltransferase, giving the protein MSGRLVVCPTPIGNLEDITLRVLSALRDADVVACEDTRRTRVLLDRYGVSAKLVSYHEHNEESRSAELVERMRAGETVALVSDAGMPLVSDPGFVLVRACVAAGLEVEVLPGPSAALAALVASALPSDAWRFVGFLPRKRSELERVLGGPGGTLVAFESPKRLPATLAALAALDPERQAAVCRELTKLNEEVVRGSAAELASRYEGAPPKGEVVLVVAPPARAPAPERPDPAAVDALARLVEAGAKPRPAAGVVAELTGSSANALYRALQARG; this is encoded by the coding sequence GTGAGCGGCCGGCTGGTGGTTTGCCCCACGCCGATCGGCAACCTCGAGGACATCACGCTGCGCGTTCTGTCGGCCCTGCGCGACGCCGACGTGGTGGCGTGCGAGGACACCCGCCGCACGCGCGTGCTGCTCGACCGCTACGGCGTGAGCGCGAAGCTCGTCTCCTACCACGAGCACAACGAGGAGTCGCGCTCCGCCGAGCTCGTGGAGCGCATGCGCGCCGGGGAGACGGTGGCGCTCGTCTCCGACGCCGGCATGCCGCTCGTGTCCGACCCCGGCTTCGTGCTCGTGCGCGCGTGCGTGGCGGCGGGGCTCGAGGTCGAGGTGCTGCCGGGGCCGTCGGCCGCGCTTGCCGCGCTGGTTGCCAGCGCGCTCCCGTCCGACGCCTGGCGCTTCGTGGGCTTCCTGCCGCGCAAGCGCTCGGAGCTCGAGCGCGTCCTGGGTGGGCCCGGCGGGACGCTGGTGGCGTTCGAGTCCCCCAAGCGCCTGCCGGCCACCCTCGCGGCGCTCGCGGCGCTTGACCCCGAGCGCCAGGCGGCGGTCTGCCGCGAGCTCACGAAGCTCAACGAGGAGGTGGTGCGCGGCAGCGCGGCCGAGCTGGCCTCCCGCTACGAGGGGGCGCCGCCGAAGGGCGAGGTCGTGCTCGTGGTGGCCCCGCCCGCGCGGGCGCCCGCGCCGGAGCGGCCCGACCCGGCCGCGGTGGACGCGCTCGCCCGGCTCGTGGAGGCCGGCGCCAAGCCGCGCCCCGCCGCCGGGGTGGTGGCCGAGCTCACCGGCTCCTCCGCCAACGCGCTCTACCGGGCGCTTCAGGCCCGTGGATAG
- a CDS encoding ROK family protein yields MSRRVIGIDAGGTKLLGGVVDEELTVHNRVHRLWRGGDTQEVLDVLVEAIEEVRAAAPDVAAVGVGIPSLVDARSGSSISSVHLPLADVPVRDVLNERLGLPVHVDNDANMAVLAEQRRGAARGAEHVAMLTLGTGIGGGLVLGGRLYRGSMGAGGELGHMVVDLDGPPCQGSCPNRGCLEAFASGQAIGRAGAEAAGRAPGSALGRAQAGGREVTGPLVTELAHEGDETARAVLAEAGRKLGVGIANLVNVFNPEVVVVGGGASAAGDLLLDPAREVMRERALPPSRDLVRIERAFFGDESGMLGAALFALEEGRS; encoded by the coding sequence ATGAGCAGGCGCGTGATCGGGATCGACGCAGGTGGGACGAAGCTGCTCGGCGGCGTGGTGGACGAGGAGCTGACGGTGCACAACCGGGTGCATCGCCTCTGGCGGGGCGGGGACACACAGGAGGTGCTCGACGTGCTCGTGGAGGCGATCGAGGAGGTGCGCGCAGCCGCGCCGGACGTCGCCGCCGTGGGCGTGGGCATCCCGTCGCTGGTGGACGCCCGCAGCGGCAGCTCGATCAGCTCGGTGCACCTGCCGCTCGCCGACGTGCCGGTGCGCGACGTGCTCAACGAGCGCCTCGGCCTGCCCGTGCACGTGGACAACGACGCGAACATGGCGGTGCTCGCCGAGCAGCGCCGGGGCGCCGCGCGAGGCGCCGAGCACGTGGCCATGCTCACCCTCGGCACGGGCATCGGCGGCGGCCTCGTGCTCGGAGGCAGGCTCTACCGCGGCTCGATGGGCGCGGGCGGAGAGCTCGGCCACATGGTGGTGGACCTCGACGGCCCGCCGTGTCAGGGCTCCTGCCCCAACCGCGGCTGCCTGGAGGCGTTCGCGTCGGGCCAGGCCATCGGCCGGGCGGGTGCCGAGGCAGCCGGGCGCGCGCCCGGCTCCGCCCTCGGCCGCGCGCAGGCGGGCGGGCGCGAGGTCACCGGCCCGCTCGTCACCGAGCTGGCCCACGAGGGCGACGAGACCGCGCGCGCCGTGCTGGCGGAGGCCGGCCGCAAGCTCGGCGTGGGCATCGCCAACCTCGTGAACGTCTTCAACCCCGAGGTCGTAGTGGTGGGAGGGGGAGCGTCGGCGGCGGGCGATCTCCTGCTGGATCCCGCCCGCGAGGTGATGCGTGAGCGGGCGCTTCCACCGAGCCGCGACCTCGTCCGGATCGAGCGGGCGTTCTTCGGCGACGAGTCCGGGATGCTCGGCGCGGCCCTGTTCGCCCTCGAGGAGGGGCGCTCGTGA
- a CDS encoding LCP family protein, with protein sequence MEAGPPGGQPPRGDRPEYKVYRARRNPLDRFKPSEELQRLRSMRRRRDRGEQPERPRRRRRISLGRVVKWVLLAAVAWVLLSTVVFFVSAQTSEGVSERTKAALSDGGSLLSGSTILVIGSDQRPEGTQEPGAQTNIGRADSILLLRAGFGSVRRLSILRDSFAQIPGSEPQKINAAQAIGGTALTVETVEQFMGNGLRVNHVIEVDFEQFPEFIDALGGIDIELDNCIRAAPFGGRKFSLSRGEHHLNGRQALAFARVRQNRCARNEDDRARARRQQQVLAAIRDQVISPSTFFRLPLVSWEAPRTLKTDMKGVALAGLFTDLLTGGSGEPNVLLPSGFGPGGSLTVAEDEKAAAVADLLGR encoded by the coding sequence ATGGAAGCCGGCCCCCCGGGCGGTCAGCCCCCCCGGGGCGACCGCCCTGAGTACAAGGTCTACCGCGCGCGCCGCAACCCGCTCGACCGCTTCAAGCCGAGCGAGGAGCTGCAGCGGCTGCGCTCGATGCGCCGCCGCCGTGACCGCGGGGAGCAGCCCGAGCGGCCGCGTCGCCGGCGGCGGATCAGCCTCGGGCGGGTCGTGAAGTGGGTGCTGCTCGCCGCCGTCGCCTGGGTGCTGCTCTCGACGGTCGTCTTCTTCGTGAGCGCGCAGACGAGCGAGGGGGTATCAGAGCGCACGAAGGCCGCGCTTTCGGACGGCGGCAGCCTGCTCTCGGGCAGCACGATCCTCGTGATCGGCTCCGACCAGCGGCCCGAGGGCACTCAGGAGCCGGGCGCGCAGACCAACATCGGCCGCGCCGACAGCATCCTGCTGCTGCGGGCGGGCTTCGGCAGCGTGCGGCGGCTCTCGATCCTGCGCGACTCGTTCGCCCAGATCCCCGGCAGCGAGCCCCAGAAGATCAATGCCGCCCAGGCAATCGGGGGGACCGCGCTCACGGTGGAGACGGTGGAGCAGTTCATGGGCAACGGACTGCGGGTCAACCACGTGATCGAGGTGGACTTCGAGCAGTTCCCGGAGTTCATCGACGCGCTCGGCGGCATCGACATCGAGCTCGACAACTGCATCCGCGCGGCTCCCTTCGGCGGCCGCAAGTTCAGCCTCTCGCGCGGCGAGCACCACCTGAACGGCCGCCAGGCGCTCGCGTTCGCGCGCGTGCGCCAGAACCGCTGCGCCCGTAACGAGGACGACCGCGCGCGAGCGCGCCGGCAGCAGCAGGTGCTCGCCGCCATCCGCGACCAGGTGATCTCGCCGAGCACGTTCTTCCGCCTGCCCCTGGTGAGCTGGGAGGCACCCCGCACGCTGAAGACCGACATGAAGGGCGTCGCCCTGGCGGGCCTCTTCACCGACCTCCTGACCGGCGGCTCGGGCGAGCCCAACGTGCTGCTGCCGAGCGGCTTCGGCCCCGGCGGGAGCCTCACCGTCGCGGAGGACGAGAAGGCGGCTGCCGTGGCGGACCTGCTCGGCCGCTAA
- a CDS encoding FmdB family zinc ribbon protein yields the protein MPIYEYRCEKGHTFEVMQRMTDDALNACETCGAPAQRVFHPVAVHFKGSGFYNTDYGKKQRGGATAEKEPASSPAESNSSGAKKPDAKKPDAKKSG from the coding sequence ATGCCGATCTACGAGTACCGCTGCGAGAAGGGGCACACCTTCGAGGTGATGCAGCGCATGACCGACGACGCGCTCAACGCCTGCGAGACCTGCGGCGCGCCGGCCCAGCGCGTCTTCCACCCCGTCGCGGTGCACTTCAAGGGCTCGGGCTTCTACAACACGGACTACGGCAAGAAGCAGAGGGGCGGCGCCACGGCGGAGAAGGAGCCGGCGTCGTCCCCGGCCGAATCGAATTCGTCCGGCGCGAAGAAGCCGGACGCCAAGAAGCCGGACGCCAAGAAGTCCGGTTAG
- a CDS encoding glycine--tRNA ligase, with protein MPEEPATDAVTMDKIVALCKRRGFIFQSSEIYGGLASTYDYGHYGVLLKSNVKAEWWRSVVQERDDVVALDAAILMHPRTWEASGHLEGFTDPLVQCLGECKKRWREDHLREAQPEGELRCPQCGGELSEPRNFNLMFETHMGPVQDEGSQVFLRPETAQGIFVNFKNVLQFSRKRPPFGIAQVGKSFRNEITPGNFIFRTREFEQMEIEFFVPPAEADEWFEHWKNARMRWYTDLGIRPGLLQLRAHGEDELSHYSSATSDVEYRFPMGWSELEGIANRGDFDLTRHAQFSGEKLDYVDSASGDRYVPHVIEPSAGADRATLAFMVDAYDEEEVEGRQRVLLRLHPRLAPVKVSVLPLLNKDGQPERAREIYEDLRRRMPAEYDAGGSIGKRYRRQDEIGTPWGVTVDHQTMEDATVTLRDRDSLEQSRIAIDELGAELERRLAAPWSSPKLD; from the coding sequence ATGCCCGAAGAGCCCGCGACAGACGCCGTGACCATGGACAAGATCGTCGCGCTCTGCAAGCGGCGCGGCTTCATCTTCCAGTCCTCTGAGATCTACGGCGGCCTTGCCTCCACCTACGACTACGGCCACTACGGCGTACTGCTCAAGTCCAACGTCAAGGCCGAGTGGTGGCGTTCGGTCGTGCAGGAGCGCGACGACGTGGTGGCGCTGGACGCGGCCATCCTCATGCACCCGCGCACGTGGGAGGCGTCGGGCCACCTCGAGGGCTTCACCGACCCGCTCGTGCAGTGCCTGGGCGAGTGCAAGAAGCGATGGCGCGAGGACCACCTGCGCGAGGCTCAGCCGGAGGGCGAGCTGCGCTGCCCGCAGTGCGGCGGCGAGCTCTCGGAGCCGCGCAACTTCAACCTCATGTTCGAGACCCACATGGGCCCGGTGCAGGACGAGGGCTCGCAGGTGTTCCTGCGCCCGGAGACGGCCCAGGGCATCTTCGTGAACTTCAAGAACGTCCTGCAGTTCTCGCGCAAGCGGCCGCCGTTCGGCATCGCCCAGGTGGGCAAGTCGTTCCGCAACGAGATCACGCCCGGCAACTTCATCTTCCGCACGCGGGAGTTCGAGCAGATGGAGATCGAGTTCTTCGTGCCGCCCGCCGAGGCCGACGAGTGGTTCGAGCACTGGAAGAACGCTCGGATGCGCTGGTACACGGACCTCGGCATCCGGCCCGGCCTGCTCCAGCTGCGCGCCCACGGCGAGGACGAGCTGTCGCACTACTCGAGCGCCACGAGCGACGTCGAATACCGGTTCCCGATGGGCTGGTCCGAGCTCGAGGGCATCGCCAACCGGGGCGACTTCGACCTCACCCGGCACGCGCAGTTCTCCGGCGAGAAGCTCGACTACGTGGACTCCGCCAGCGGAGACCGCTACGTGCCGCACGTGATCGAGCCCTCCGCGGGCGCCGACCGGGCCACGCTCGCGTTCATGGTCGACGCCTACGACGAGGAGGAGGTGGAGGGACGCCAGCGCGTGCTGCTGCGGCTGCACCCCCGGCTCGCCCCGGTGAAGGTGTCCGTGCTCCCGCTCCTGAACAAGGACGGCCAGCCGGAGCGGGCGCGAGAGATCTACGAGGACCTGCGCCGCCGCATGCCCGCGGAGTACGACGCCGGCGGGTCGATCGGCAAGCGCTACCGGCGCCAGGACGAGATCGGCACGCCCTGGGGAGTGACGGTGGACCACCAGACAATGGAGGACGCAACGGTCACGCTGCGCGACCGCGACTCGCTCGAGCAGTCGCGGATCGCGATCGACGAGCTGGGTGCGGAGCTGGAGCGCCGGCTGGCTGCCCCGTGGAGCTCGCCGAAGCTCGACTGA